The nucleotide window TTTCGGTAAGTTTACTATTTGGCTGCGCGGCTGATCCATGTTGTAATAATTCAGGAAATACTCATCTTTATAGGCAACAGCCGAGTATGGCATCCAATACTCATAATTGACAACCGGGGTCAAATATCCGGGAGCGCTTTCAATGATTGTTTTTAAGAACTTAATTCGTTCCTGGCTTTTTCCTCTGAGTACTCCGCCCTTGGACCACCACATTTCGGCATCCGACTTGTATCCGAATTGAACAGGGTTTTCGGTAAGGTAGGTTTCTCCATGCCCAACGTACCCCCCATTGGTAACTCCTCGCCAGAACTTGTTCACCATCTCTTCTGCTGTGAGATTTCCCCACGACCAATTGATATTGCCTTCGTATCGGCATTCATCGTAAATGATCGGTTTCTTGAATTTATTTCTCAGTTCTTTTGCCCGATAGGTATCTTCATTTTGAATGCTGGCGTGCGTCAGTAAGGGATTGGTGTGGTCATACATGACGGAACCATGATGGATGCTACGAAGGTGGTTGTATGGATCGTTGGCCGCAAAAAGCTGGATGTAATGATCCCAATCTTCCTTTTTCTTTTCTGCCATGAAATCGTATTCATTGGCCATGCTCCACCAAACATTCTTGTAAGCGGCAAATCGTGCTATAATGTAATTGATGTAACGATCATCCGTTTTCCGATCCATCTTCTTGAAGCCCCAACGGTCGTAGGGATGAAATACAATCAGGTCAGCTTCAATGCCCAGTGAATCCAGTTGAGCAATCCTTTTTTCAATATTTCTGAAATAGGCAGGATTGAATTTTGTGTAATCCCAATCGGTTAAAGGTTTCCCTTCGAAAGGATACAAGAAAGGCTCTTTTTTGTTCCAGTCATAATCTTTTGGGAAAATGCACATGCGCATTTTGTTGAAATAACCTTTTGATAATGTTTTGAGGGTTACTTCCGCAAGGCTATCTCCTTGATGCACCCAGGCATAACAGGTGGTGCCGAACGGATAGTATGGTTTGCCATTGGCGTATGCAAAGTGGAAGGTGTCAGCTACAACCACCGGTCCGAAATTTCCTTTGAGAGCTGCTGTGCACAGAAAATTCCCTTTTTTCTTATCGAGTTTTTTTGAATTGCTGGCGGTGATATAGCTCCATTTGCCCTCCTTTTGGGGCATAAACCTGATCTTGTAAATTCCGGCTCCATCGTAAAATCCGGAGACTGTCACTGTATCGTTATTCTGAATGAATTTACCTTGCAGCCGGATGTCTGTAAACGGATTCCCGTTGGTTGGCCCATTCAATTTTACTTCGAATATTTTCCATTTTTCGATGGTTGTCTGACCAAAAACGGAACCAATACATAAAAATGATAAGAATAAGACAGTTTTGATCTTCATGGTAGTTATAAATTAAAGGTATTCTACAAGTCAGGTCAGAGCGGCATTGACAATCCCGTCTGTATCGATCCCGTAATGATGGAAAATTTCCAGGGGTTTGCCATGAATCGCGAATTCGTCGGGAATGCCGAGAATTTTTACCGGTACAGGATGAGTCTGCGACACGATTTCGGTCACAGCACTTCCCAGTCCTCCAAAGATACTGTGTTCTTCCACGGTTATAATGCGTCCGGTTTCGGCAGCCGCTTTTTCAACGATTTCTTTATCGAAAGGTTTCAGCGTGTGCATATCGATTACGCGGGCATTGATTCCTTTTTCTTTCAATATCTTAGAGGCTTCCAGACAGTGATAAACCGTTTCTCCGGTTCCGATAATAGTCAAATCATCACCATCGGTAAGCTGATTGGCTTTCCCTATTTTGAATTCCACATTTTTCGATTCGTAAACGTTGGGAACTGCATTCCTGCCTACACGGATATAAACAGGATAAGGGTAGTCGATCAATTCTTCTACCAGTTTTTTCGTTTGATAAATATCGCAGGGCAAAACAATGTGCATTCCCGGGAACGTACGCAACACGGCAATATCGTGCAGGCTGTGGTGTGAAAAACCGAGAGCTCCATAGCTTACACCGCCGCTTACACCCAGAATTTTTACCGGATTGGCAGAATAAGCCACATCCACTTTTACTTGTTCGAGACTGCGTGCAACGTAGAAACATGCCGGACCACACACGAAAGCTTTTTTTCCGGCCGATACCAGTCCGGCCGCAACTCCAACGGCATTTTGTTCGGCAATGCCAAGCTCTACAAACTGAGCCGGTAGCTCGTTTGCAAAGGTATCCAAAGTTACGGAACCTCGTGCATCGGTGGTGACGGCAATGATATCTTTATCTTGTTTTGCCAGTTCAACCAGTGTGTCGGTGAACATTTTACGGCATGGAATCGTATTTGTCATATATTATTTACAAATTATCGGATTGACGCATTGGCATATTCTTGAATGCGTTCTTCAATTTCGGCAATGGCTTCGGCATATTGCTCGTCGTTGGGTATTCCGTGGTGCCATTTGGCCACTTTTTCCATGAAAGAGATGCCACATCCTTTTGTGGTGTGAGCAATCATCAGTTTGGGTTTATTGTTGGGAGCCATATTTACAAAGGTATTTGTCACATCGGCAATGTCATTGCCATCGACATCGAAAACTTCCCACCCAAAAGCTTCCCAGCGTTGACGCATGGGTTCGAGTGCCATGACGTCTTCTGTTTTCCCACTTATTTGCAGGCAGTTGCGGTCAATGATAGCAACCAGATTATCCAATTTATAATGACTGGCCGACATAGCAGCTTCGTAGATAGAGCCTTCGCCCTGTTCGCCGTCACCCATCAAAACGTATGTTTTGTATGATTTCTTGTCCATTTTTGCGGCGATTGCCATACCGACACCCACTGCCAATCCATGGCCCAATGCCCCGCTGTTGAGTTCTACTCCAGGAGTCTTTTTTGTCGGGTGACCGGCCAAAAGAGATTTGAACTTACCGTATGTTTCGAGTAAAGAATCGTCAATAAATCCGGCAGCGGCCAACACGGAATAGAGAGCTTCCACGCTGTGTCCCTTGCTGAGAATGAAGCGATCACGGTCTTCTTTTTTGGGATTTTTCGGGTCAATATTCATGACATGAAAATAGAGAGCGGTCTCTATTTCCACGGAAGAAAGCGAGCCTCCAATGTGGCCGGATTTAGATGCGTACACAATCTCCACCAACCGTTTTCTGATTTGTTCGGACTGTAATTGTAGACGATTGATTACAGCCTCTGTTACGTTAGACATAGTTACTTGTTTTCGTTTTTCACTAAATGCAAAAGTAATAACAAATAATCGAAAATTCAAAAGGCAAATATAAAAAGCAATAAAAAAGTTCTAAAAAAGGGAACAGGTGCTTTAATTTACAGTAAAATAGATACATACTCTTATAAACAATCGAAATGTTGTTTATATAGCGAAAGGAAAAGGTCTTTATTTTGTTTCTTTTCAATCCGAAAAAATAGTAATGATTCATAGCGCATCAATTGTTATTATTGTTAAATGCAGAAAGAACCAAGTTTCTTATAGATTTTATCAATAGCCATATTTATTTCTGTAAAAGTATAATCCGAAGATTTCCGCATTATATTTGCAATCACAATCAGATTTTAACACGCAACTGATATAGAAAAAGAAAAGACAGACCGATTGAAGTTCAACGAATTTTGAACAGTTGATTAGGTTATAAATTACTAACTATTAATATTTTCAACGATGAAATACGAATTACAGGCACTGCCGTATGCAGCAGACGCATTAGCACCAAAAATGAGTGAAACAACTGTTAACCTCCACTGGGGAAAACACGTGCAGACATATATCAACAACCTGAACGGGTTGATTCCGGGCACGCCGTTTGAAGATGCTTCACTCGAAGAAATTGTAAAGAAAGCCGAAGGTCCGATCTTCAACAACGGAGCTCAGGTATGGAACCATACTTTCTTTTTCTGGCAATTCGCACCGAAACCTGCCGCATCGAAACCTTCGGGAGCTTTGGCAGCCGCAATAGATAAGAGCTTTGGATCGTTTGATGCCTTCAAAGAACAATTTACAAAAGCAGCTGTTACCTTGTTTGGTTCCGGATGGGCATGGCTGGTAAAAAAAGAAGACGGTTCGCTCGGAATCGTACAGGAAAGCAATGCCGGCAATCCGCTGAAGAAAGGACTCGTTCCGGTACTTACCTGCGACGTGTGGGAACACTCATACTATGTTGACTATCAGAATCGCCGCGCTGATTTTGTGGCTACCTTCTGGGAACTGGTCGACTGGTCGGTGGTAGAAAAGAGGTATTAACTTTCAACCGATAAAAACCAACGAATTATGCTTAGCAAACTGTTAGAAAAGGAAATCAACGACCAGATTAATTACGAATTCTGGTCAGCTCAACTCTATCTCTCCATGTCGGCTCATTTTTCCGATTTGGGATTGCCGGGATTTGCCCACTGGATGTATATTCAGTATCAGGAAGAAACCACCCATGCCATTAAATTTTTCAACTACGTGATTGAACGTGGAGGTAAGGCAGAGGTTCAACCTATTAAGGCGGTTCCGACAAACTGGGATTCGGTGTTGGGCGTTTTTGAAGAAACGATGGAACACGAACAGAAAGTGACCGCTCGTATCAACCATCTGGCAGATACCGCTGTAGCAGAAAAAGACCATGCCACACAGAGTATGCTGCGTTGGTTTATTGACGAGCAGGTAGAAGAAGAAGCAAATGTGAAAGCCATTGTCGATACTCTGAAGCTGGTAAAAGACAACGGTTATGCCATTTACTCTCTCGACAAAGAACTGGCTGCCCGTGTATTTGTAGATAGCACACAAACTGGTTCTAACGCGTGATGCACTCAGGGTTGGTTTAGCATGTATCTTTACTCATAGGTTAACTCCCGCAGATTAAAATCGTATCTGTGGGAGTTTTTTATTTTCACCGGTTCCAGATTTTCCAAGCCTCCACAGCCTGTCCTTCCAGCATTTCCAGTCCGTTTTTGATGGCAGCTCCTTTCTCTTGTCCCAGGGCTAAAAAGCGGGTGCGGGGAGGGTTGTAAACCAGGTCGTACAATAGATGATCGGGAGTAACAAACTCGTACGGAATAGCCGGAGCTTCGTCGTCGTGCGGGAAGGTTCCTACCGGTGAGGCGTTGACAATCACCGTGTACTCTTTCAGAATTTCTTCGTTCAATTGGTCGTATGTCAGGCCATCCTTGAGGGGAGAACGTGAAACCAGCGTCGATGTGATGTTCAGCTCTTTCAATCCGTAAATAACAGCTTTGGAAGCGCCTCCGGTTCCCAGTACGAGTGCTTTTTTGTGATGCGGTTTGAGCATGGGGCGGATCGATTCGCGAAACCCTACCACGTCGGAGTTGCTACCGGTGAGCAGGATGTGTTCTCCATCGCGTACGATGCGGATCACGTTCACTGCCCCGATCTCGGCTGCCCGTTCGTCGAGCGCGTCTAGGTATGGAATTACTTGCTCCTTGTAGGGAATAGTTACATTGAGGCCGATGAGGCGTTCGTCCTTCAACACCTCAGGCAACAGGGCAATATCGTCGATATCGAACAATTCGTAGGCGGCATCGATGCCTTCGCGTTCAAATTTTTCGGTGAAATATTTCTTTGAAAACGAATGACCCAGCGGGTGGCCTATTAATCCGAAAAGCAGCATGTCAATTTGGGGATTTGAAGATTTGGAAATTTGAGGATGACAAGACACAATCAAACTCCAGTCTTTGTTCTTTATTCTTTGATCTTTGTTCTCTTTAAAGCTCCACTTTTCCTTTTCCCTGACGGACAATTTCTGGTTCTTCGCCTGTACAGTCGATAACGGTAGAAGGCTTGATGTTTCCGAAGCCGCCGTCGATAACCATATCCACTTCATAAATGTATTTTTCGCACATCAGTTCGGGATCGGTAAGATATTCGAGCACATCATCGTCGTCATCACGAAGCGAGGCCGAAAGGATCGGGTTGCCCAAAGCCTTTACCAGTTCTATTGTGATATTGTTGTCCGGTACACGGATGCCGACTTCCGACCGTTCTTTGAACAGCTTCGGCAGTTTGTTGCTGCGGTTCAGAATAAAAGTGAACGGGCCGGGCAGCAAACGTTTCATCAGTTTGAAGGTATTGTTGTCGACCTTGGCAAATTCGCTGAGGTGGCTCAGATCGGAGCAAACAATCGATAGGTGCGCTTTTGCCGGATCGATACCACGAAATTTGCAGATTTTTTCTACCGCCCGGGCCTGGAAAATATCGCATCCGAAGGCATACACGGTATCGGTAGGGTAGATAATAACGCCGCCATTTCTCAAGACCTCCACGGCTTGTTCCACGGCTTTTGGGTTGGGATTTTCAGGGTAGATTTTCAGTAGCATAAGGTTATATACAGGTTATTCATTGGCGATTATAGAGTCAGTAGCCAAGATAATAGAATCAAGACAACTGCTAAACTGGAAACAGCTTTGATCTTGATTCTTGGTTCTTTAATCTTTTGTCTCGAGTTGTTTGTACAGTACTTCAAATTGTTCGGTCATGGCTTCCCAGGTAAAACGCTTGCGTTCTTCGGCAATCGTTTCTGCAAAGTGCGGAGCTCCCCCGATGGTATAGAACTTCTCGATTGCTGCGGCAATGCTTTCGGGTGAAGATTCGGCAACAAAACCAGAACGCCCGTCGGAAACGATTTCGGCCAGTCCGCCCACGTTGGTAACAATCATCGGGACCGAGAACTGGTAGGCAATCTGCGTTACACCGCTTTGGGTGGCATCTTTATACGGTTGTACCACCACATCAACAGCCGAGAAGTAATATTTTACTTCGTCGTCGCGGATAAAGGAATCGTGTACCAGAATATCATCCTGAAGTCCAAGTGATTCAATTTGAGTGGTATATTTTTCTTTGTTATTGTAGTATTCGCCGGCAACAATCACTTTCTTTCCTTTTGTCAGCCCTTTATCTTTCAATAGTTTCCATGCGTCAATCAACAAGTCGAGTCCCTTGTAGTCGCGGATAATACCGAAGAAAAGCAGGTATTGTGTATCTTCCGATAAATTGAGATGAGCAATGGCTTCTTTGCGCTCTATGCGTTCCCCGAAGTTGGCAAATACCGGGTGCGGAGAGAAAAGTGCCGGTTTGGAGGTTGTGAATTTATCGAGATCCTGTTTCACCTGCTGCGACATGTAGACAAACCCGTCGACGGAACGGACAAAATAGTGTGTCAGCCACGAATCGAAAAAGTGAGCTTCGTGAGGCACCACGTTGTCGAGTTGCGAAAAGATGCGGGTATGTTTGTTGCTTTTTGCAAGGTAACAGATAGTTCCGAGGCAGGGGGCCAGAAAAGGAGTCCAGTATTTCACCAGTACCATATCGGGACGCTCTTTACGAATGCGCAGACCCATACGTATCCAGTTGAACGGGTTGACCGAATTTACACACCGTTCGATGTCGATGCCTTCGGGTGCTGCCGATTCGGAGTATTGTGTTTTGCCGGGGAATAGAAAATTAGGATACTGTACAGTAAAAGTTTTTATGTTCAGTTGTTTCCCTTTTTTTAGGAATGTACGAGCCAGCATTTCGTTGAACGAAGCTATTCCTCCACGGTAGGGATAAGCTGTTCCAAGTATGGTGATTTTATTCATAGAGTCTTTGGTTTGTATTCTCAAGTATAGTCTTCAAAAAGTGGGAATGAGTTGGGTTAACCACAAAGGACACAAAGCTCTTTGTGTTTAGTACATAAAGCACAAAAATACAAACATTTATTCGAAAAACCGCATGATGGCTTCAATAACGGGAACCATCACGGCAGTGACTACTCCCATCAATCCGATGGCCAGTCCGCTGATGGCGCCTTCCACAGCACCAAGCTCCATGGCGCGGGCGGTTCCTACGGCATGTGCGGCCGAACCAAGTGCCAGTCCGCGTGCCAGTTTACTTTCAATGCCCAGTTTTTTAAGAATAAACGGACCAATCACAGCCCCGAAAATGCCAACAAGAATTACAACAATGGCTGTCAGTGCGGGAATGCCGCCCGAATGCGCACAAACGGTAACCGCAATCGGGGTCGTTATTGATTTCGGTTCGAGAGAGGCAACAATGCGAGGGTCTGCACCTAAAGCTTTGGCAATGAGTATGACGCTTACGATCCCTACCACGCTTCCTATCAGAATGGCCGTCACCATGGCGGTGATGTTACCTTTCATGTGAGTCATTTGTTCGTAAAGCAGATAGCCTAACGCAACTACTGAAAGACCAAGCATAAAGTCAATGATTTTGGTTGCTTCGGCATACTCCTGATAAGGAATATCTGCGGTTTTGATTCCGGCAATGATAACCAGTAAGGAAGTAATCAGCGGATGCAGCAGCATTATCTTTGTTTTGCGGTATCCCCACAATGCAACCACATAGACACCAATGGTAAATGTCAGCAAAAATAGTTGGGAATGAATGAGGTTATGCATCTTTCTTTCCCTCCATCTTTTGAGCGATCAGTGCCACAACGACAAGCACCAGCACAGTGCTGACGGCCGACGCAATGGTAATTGCAGTTAAGAATTTGCCAATCAGGGCATAAGATGCTATCAGGCCAACCCCAAGTGGAATGAAAAACAGCATCATGTTGTCCAGAAAAAAAGTGGCTGACTTGCGCACTTGCTCCGGCTTTATAATCTTAAAAACCAGCGAAAGGAAAAGCAGCAACATACCCATGATGCTTCCCGGGATAAAATTACCGATGAGATAGGCAACCAATGTCCCCAGAAAATAGTAGAACAAAAGAATGAAAATCCCTGCCATAAGTCTAAAATTAAAAGGATAAATAAGAGAAATTTTATGGTAGAAATTAAGGCGGATAATACAAAACAACTTGTTTGTTTTGCGGTTGCAAAGATACATACAATCTGCCGAAAAGCGTTTCTCTGATTTCGGAGTTGACGTAATATTTTGTTACTTTGCAGAATAAATCAGAATACAAAGTTTACTCAGATCCCTTAAAGAGCAAACAATATGATAAAGTACAAACGTATAGCGGTAAAAGTAGGCAGTAACGTGTTGACTCGTCCCGATGGGCGGTTGGATGTTACGCGGGTTTCTGCCATTGTCGATCAGATTTCTGTATTGCATAAAGCCGGTGCAGAGATAATTTTGATATCTTCCGGTGCTGTGGCTTCGGGGCGAAGTGAGATTAAGCCGCACAAAAAACTGGATGCCGTTTCGGCACGACAGCTGTTTTCTGCAGTAGGACAGGCCAAACTGATCAACCGTTATTATGAACTTTTCCGCGAACAGGGCATTGCCTGCGGGCAGATTCTTACCACAAAGGAGAATTTCGGAAGCAGGTCGCTGTACCTTAACCAGAAAAACTGCATCAGCGTGATGCTCGAAAACAAGGTGATTCCTATTGTAAATGAAAACGATACAACCTCTATCACCGAACTGATGTTTACCGATAATGACGAATTATCGGGATTGATGGCAACCATGATGGATGTGGATGCGTTGATTATACTCAGCAATGTAGACGGTATTTACAACGGCAATCCATCCGATCCGGCCTCTCATGTTATCCGGCAAATACTTCCCGGCCAGCAGGATATGGACGATTACATCTCCGACCAAAAATCGACGCTCGGGCGGGGCGGAATGCATACCAAATGTGCCATTGCTCAAAAGGTAGCCGCCGAAGGTATTGCGGTAATGATTGCCAACGGAAAGAAAGAGAATATTCTGCTCGACTTGCTTAAGAAGTCGGAGACTACTATATGTACTTTGTTTGTACCCAGTGAAAAAGAGATTTCGAGTGTGAAGAAGTGGATTGCACACAGCGAAGACTTCGCCAAAGGTGTTGTTTACGTCAATGCCGGAGCAGAAGAGGCATTGCTTGATGAATCGAAAGCCAGCAGCCTTTTGCCTGTAGGAATTTCCCGCATAGAAGGTGAATTTGAAGAAGGCGACATTGTCAAGATCATTGGTGAAAGCGGTCGCACAATTGGGGTAGGGAAGGTTCAATACGACTCTGCTTCAGCGCGAAAGCTCGTCGGTAAAAAGGGGCATAAGCCTTTTATCCATTACGATTACATGAGTTTAGACTAACATGATAAAGGCTCCCGATCAGGAGCCTTTTTTTGTATTATTGAGCAATTGCTTTTTCCATATCATCGGCGTTATTCGGCAACGCCACTATTTTGTTTGTTTTGGCATCGACCAGTACCATGGTCGGCGTTGACAATACGAAATAGGCACTAGCCTCGGGACTTCTTACGCCCTGTTCGGCTCTTTTGTGCTTAAATGCCGGATACTTCAAGACCGCTTTTTCCCATAAAGGAATCTCGGTTGGCGTTTCGTCTAAGCTGATAGCAAACACATCGATCAATTCCCGGTGTGCCGGCATATCGTACCAGGGATACAGTTTTTCCAAAACCTCTCTGCAGTGCTGGCAGTCGGCCGACCAAAACAAAACCAGCTTGTATTTTGCTTCCGTCTTAAAGTCATGGAACTGAATCGTTTTTCCGGAACTCAACTTCCATGCAAAATCGGGAGCAACGGCTCCTGCCACCAGAGTCTCTATTCCTTTTATTCTGGATTCGATGGCTTGTCGTTTACTGGTCATGCACAAGGGATCATTCATATAAGGTTCCAGCATTTTAAGTCCTTTTGTAATATTGAACGCCTCATATCCCTGATAAAAGTAATCAACCATCCAGCCATAAACGATCGGGTCTCCCAGTTTGGCCTTCTCGATAGCACGGTTTCCGGCCAGAGTGAATAACGAATCCCGCAAAGCTACTGTTGTAGACATCGAACCGTAAAGATTGACATATTTGCTCATCCAGTCTTTGAGTTCCGCTGTGCGGATCATCAACGGATCTTTGAAATTGGCATCGTCGAAATAGTGTGATATGAGGCTGTTGAGCCGTTCCTGCTCGTTGCCATGCCAGTCGATACTCTGTAATTTTTGAAACTGAAATGTTTTGGAAATAAACAAATCTTTATACTGATTCGTTTCTCTGTCGATCCATTGATTATATTCAGTTCGCCGCTTCTCAAATTCTTTGACTCCCATGGTAAAAAACGATGATTGGGGCTGGTCGTAACTTAGGAGAAAATTCTGAAGTAAACCAATCTGTTCGCGTTTTTTCATGTTCTCTTTCATGAATACCTCGTACATGGCATTTTCCTTTTCTCCCGGTTGGAAGTAGGTACTATCCTTTTTTTGTAAGGCTCTGGGGTTAACCCATAGTTCCAGATTTTGATTGCTGACAAATATTAGCTTTTCGGAAGGATATGGGGTACTGGTTTCCTTTTCCTGATAATCGAAGCGAAGAACAAATTGGCTGGGCACCATGTCTTTGGTAAATTCCAGCGTCGTGCTTTCTCCATTTTTGATAGCCGGGCTCTCGATAACCGGCTTCAAAGCCTTAGGGCCCGCCATGGCAATAACACTCACCTTACTGGAATATACCCCTCCAAGATGAATTTTTAATTTTAGAGTTTGAGCGTCTATGTTAGAAATGGACAATACAGATCCAAACAGAATGAAAAGAAAAAGTTTACTGTTCATGCAAAATTTATTTTGGGCGCAGATAAAATAAATGGATTTATCTACAAAGAAAAACGTGTGCAAAAATAAAACGTTTTTCTTTGTAGATATCCATGGATAGTGATAATAATTGTTACGGGCGAATACAGCGTAAAGATGCACCAATTGACTTACCGCTATACGTAACGTAACTTGCTCCGGAATACAGATACATCATATATCCGTTATCAGTTCCATATTGTGCGCTAGACCAGTACCAGCCATAAGCTCCTTTATTGGTCATTGAACCACCACTCAGGTATCCGGCCAGATGTAATTTTAGCACCGAGTTGAATGCTTCTGCCGGGCTGGTCCAGTTTTGAGGAGGAGCATCGGCATTAAGCCATTCGTTATAGGTAGGAATCCGCCAACTTCCACCAAGCAATAAACTACAGGGATCGTTTGCAGGGCCCCAGTTCGCCGATTCTGATATACTTCCGTTCCATGCACTTGCCGGAGTTCTTGTAGATCCGTCATGTTTGTATCCTTGCGAGCGGTTGAATTGCCAATACCAACCAGCGGATGCTTCCGTTACGTCGCCAGCGGATGATGCCTGTTGATCAGCTCCCAGATTCTGTGTCAGCCAGCAAGCAGGACTTCCCGAAATGCTCGAGCTGATGGAATGGTATGTCACAGTTTTACTTACCGGGGCTCCGTTAACTCCTGCCGTATGCGTTACAGAGAATGACTGCGGACACATTTTGAAACTGGTTACGGTTGGACTATATGTTGTTCCTTTGCTGTTGGTTGCATAAGCACGAACATAGTAGGTAGGACCTTCACTTAAGCCGGAGATGGTTGTTGTAAATATGCCGGTACCACTACCATTAGCAATCTTATTGTCAGAAGTAGTAGGAGTACCAGTCGTGTTCCAACAAATACCTCGTTCTGATACATTAGCACCTCCATCCAAAGCTACAGTTGCAGTTCCGTCAGCCGTAGTAGCCGTCATTCCCGCAGTTGGGAACGTGATGTTACTTACAGAAGGAGCCGATATGGTAACTGCATCGCGGAGACAGCGCAAAGGAGCAGCATATGCCTTGTCGAGATATGAAATGGAAGAACCCAGATAGATGTCATCTCCGTTACTTGTATTGTATTGCGTACTAGCCCAGAAATAACTGTAGCTACCACGGTTTTGCAAAGCACCACTGTTATAAGCCAAAAGACCTGTATGATGAAGTTTGATCACAGAATTCCAGCCATCGTTGGCACTTGTCCAGTATTGAGGTGGCGAAACAGCTGCAGTCCATTCCGTCTTGGTTGGTATACGCCAACCAAGGCCAAGCAATAGGTTACAGGGGTCATTGGCAGTACTCCATCCACTACTTTCCGAGATGCTTGATACCCATGGCGTCCATGCATTAGATGGCGTGAGGGTAGAACCGTCATGCTTGTACCCTTGCGAACGGTTAAACTGCCAGTACCAGCCGGCAGAAGCTTCCGAAGCATCGGTCAAAGCAGTAGCCTGATGGTCAGCACCCAGGTTTTGTGTTAGCCAGCAGGCAGCACTACCCGATATGGTTGTATTGATAGAGTGATAGGTAACGGTCTTGGTTACCGGAGCTCCATTCAGGCCGGCAGTATGAATCACATCAAATGCCCTCGGGCATATTTTGAAACTGGTAACGACAGGGCTGTAGGCAACACCTGTGCTGTTTATAGCATAAGCACGCACATAATAAGTCGGACCTTCTGTTAAGCCGGTCATAGTTGCAGTGAATGAACCAACATCGCTTCCGGAGGTAATTTTATTGTCAGATGTTGTCGGAGTTCCGGTTGTGTTCCAGCAGATACCCCGTTCGCTCACAGTTGCTCCACCATCGATAGTGATGGTTGCCGTACAATCTGCCGTTGTTGGCTTTATTGTTGCATCTGGTATAGAAACATTGCTTACCATTGGAATTGCAGTAGTTAC belongs to Paludibacter jiangxiensis and includes:
- a CDS encoding DUF5605 domain-containing protein, translated to MKIKTVLFLSFLCIGSVFGQTTIEKWKIFEVKLNGPTNGNPFTDIRLQGKFIQNNDTVTVSGFYDGAGIYKIRFMPQKEGKWSYITASNSKKLDKKKGNFLCTAALKGNFGPVVVADTFHFAYANGKPYYPFGTTCYAWVHQGDSLAEVTLKTLSKGYFNKMRMCIFPKDYDWNKKEPFLYPFEGKPLTDWDYTKFNPAYFRNIEKRIAQLDSLGIEADLIVFHPYDRWGFKKMDRKTDDRYINYIIARFAAYKNVWWSMANEYDFMAEKKKEDWDHYIQLFAANDPYNHLRSIHHGSVMYDHTNPLLTHASIQNEDTYRAKELRNKFKKPIIYDECRYEGNINWSWGNLTAEEMVNKFWRGVTNGGYVGHGETYLTENPVQFGYKSDAEMWWSKGGVLRGKSQERIKFLKTIIESAPGYLTPVVNYEYWMPYSAVAYKDEYFLNYYNMDQPRSQIVNLPKNAQYKVEIINGWDMTITPVEGEYSGKTLIQLPQKPFTAIRCTKEK
- a CDS encoding transketolase family protein is translated as MTNTIPCRKMFTDTLVELAKQDKDIIAVTTDARGSVTLDTFANELPAQFVELGIAEQNAVGVAAGLVSAGKKAFVCGPACFYVARSLEQVKVDVAYSANPVKILGVSGGVSYGALGFSHHSLHDIAVLRTFPGMHIVLPCDIYQTKKLVEELIDYPYPVYIRVGRNAVPNVYESKNVEFKIGKANQLTDGDDLTIIGTGETVYHCLEASKILKEKGINARVIDMHTLKPFDKEIVEKAAAETGRIITVEEHSIFGGLGSAVTEIVSQTHPVPVKILGIPDEFAIHGKPLEIFHHYGIDTDGIVNAALT
- a CDS encoding transketolase, which produces MSNVTEAVINRLQLQSEQIRKRLVEIVYASKSGHIGGSLSSVEIETALYFHVMNIDPKNPKKEDRDRFILSKGHSVEALYSVLAAAGFIDDSLLETYGKFKSLLAGHPTKKTPGVELNSGALGHGLAVGVGMAIAAKMDKKSYKTYVLMGDGEQGEGSIYEAAMSASHYKLDNLVAIIDRNCLQISGKTEDVMALEPMRQRWEAFGWEVFDVDGNDIADVTNTFVNMAPNNKPKLMIAHTTKGCGISFMEKVAKWHHGIPNDEQYAEAIAEIEERIQEYANASIR
- a CDS encoding superoxide dismutase → MKYELQALPYAADALAPKMSETTVNLHWGKHVQTYINNLNGLIPGTPFEDASLEEIVKKAEGPIFNNGAQVWNHTFFFWQFAPKPAASKPSGALAAAIDKSFGSFDAFKEQFTKAAVTLFGSGWAWLVKKEDGSLGIVQESNAGNPLKKGLVPVLTCDVWEHSYYVDYQNRRADFVATFWELVDWSVVEKRY
- a CDS encoding ferritin; this encodes MLSKLLEKEINDQINYEFWSAQLYLSMSAHFSDLGLPGFAHWMYIQYQEETTHAIKFFNYVIERGGKAEVQPIKAVPTNWDSVLGVFEETMEHEQKVTARINHLADTAVAEKDHATQSMLRWFIDEQVEEEANVKAIVDTLKLVKDNGYAIYSLDKELAARVFVDSTQTGSNA
- a CDS encoding shikimate dehydrogenase family protein, whose translation is MLLFGLIGHPLGHSFSKKYFTEKFEREGIDAAYELFDIDDIALLPEVLKDERLIGLNVTIPYKEQVIPYLDALDERAAEIGAVNVIRIVRDGEHILLTGSNSDVVGFRESIRPMLKPHHKKALVLGTGGASKAVIYGLKELNITSTLVSRSPLKDGLTYDQLNEEILKEYTVIVNASPVGTFPHDDEAPAIPYEFVTPDHLLYDLVYNPPRTRFLALGQEKGAAIKNGLEMLEGQAVEAWKIWNR
- a CDS encoding L-threonylcarbamoyladenylate synthase; the encoded protein is MLLKIYPENPNPKAVEQAVEVLRNGGVIIYPTDTVYAFGCDIFQARAVEKICKFRGIDPAKAHLSIVCSDLSHLSEFAKVDNNTFKLMKRLLPGPFTFILNRSNKLPKLFKERSEVGIRVPDNNITIELVKALGNPILSASLRDDDDDVLEYLTDPELMCEKYIYEVDMVIDGGFGNIKPSTVIDCTGEEPEIVRQGKGKVEL
- a CDS encoding glycosyltransferase, encoding MNKITILGTAYPYRGGIASFNEMLARTFLKKGKQLNIKTFTVQYPNFLFPGKTQYSESAAPEGIDIERCVNSVNPFNWIRMGLRIRKERPDMVLVKYWTPFLAPCLGTICYLAKSNKHTRIFSQLDNVVPHEAHFFDSWLTHYFVRSVDGFVYMSQQVKQDLDKFTTSKPALFSPHPVFANFGERIERKEAIAHLNLSEDTQYLLFFGIIRDYKGLDLLIDAWKLLKDKGLTKGKKVIVAGEYYNNKEKYTTQIESLGLQDDILVHDSFIRDDEVKYYFSAVDVVVQPYKDATQSGVTQIAYQFSVPMIVTNVGGLAEIVSDGRSGFVAESSPESIAAAIEKFYTIGGAPHFAETIAEERKRFTWEAMTEQFEVLYKQLETKD